In Sparus aurata chromosome 2, fSpaAur1.1, whole genome shotgun sequence, a single genomic region encodes these proteins:
- the LOC115572643 gene encoding somatostatin-2, giving the protein MQCVRCPAILALVALVLCAPGVSSQLDRDQDQNQDLNLELHQHRLLQRARSAGLLSQEWSKRAVEDLLAQMSLPEADAQREAEVVSTATGGRMNLERSVDAPNNLPPRERKAGCKNFYWKGFTSC; this is encoded by the exons ATGCAGTGCGTTCGTTGTCCCGCCATCTTGGCTCTTGTGGCATTGGTTCTGTGCGCTCCAGGCGTTTCCTCTCAGCTTGACAGAGACCAGGACCAGAACCAGGACCTGAACCTGGAGCTGCATCAGCACCGGCTGCTGCAACGAGCTCGCAGCGCCGGGCTCCTGTCACAG GAGTGGAGTAAACGTGCGGTCGAGGACCTGCTGGCTCAGATGTCTCTACCAGAGGCCGACGCCCAGCGGGAGGCTGAGGTCGTATCCACGGCAACAGGAGGAAGGATGAACCTGGAGCGGTCCGTCGACGCCCCCAACAACCTGCCCCCCCGCGAACGCAAAGCCGGCTGCAAGAACTTCTACTGGAAGGGCTTCACTTCCTGTTAA
- the LOC115571926 gene encoding delta-like protein C, with amino-acid sequence MCRCQPGFTGARCETNIDDCAGNPCRNAGTCVDGINDFTCTCTLGFTSKDCSVRTSPCDHFPCDNGGKCYTHFTGPVCQCPPDFMGARCEYSVSKPTVKTPNPEVSPALIAAVALGLVTLSLLLCAAIHILRQLRRGRALTAMATSVKNDLETVNNRNAVIGGGGPNNGNLQGAPLGSLREKEAFLLPGGHLKMSNKDAALVEKGGDNMSMFKNKMADYNLAKEEQHLGKNKFDLKKCDSSIIVPPLSFAKDSLYQPVFIIPEQMEQCVFATEV; translated from the exons ATGTGTCGCTGTCAGCCCGGCTTCACCGGCGCTCGCTGCGAGACCAACATCGACGACTGCGCCGGGAACCCCTGCCGCAACGCCGGCACCTGCGTCGACGGCATCAACGACTTCACCTGCACGTGCACGCTCGGCTTCACCAGCAAGGACTGCTCCGTGCGCACCAGCCCCTGCGACCACTTCCCCTGCGACAACGGTGGCAAGTGTTACACCCACTTCACGGGCCCGGTGTGCCAGTGTCCCCCGGACTTCATGGGTGCACGCTGCGAGTACTCCGTCAGCAAGCCGACGGTTAAAACGCCCAATCCCGAGGTGTCTCCGGCGCTGATCGCCGCCGTCGCCCTCGGCCTGGTGACACTGTCCCTGCTGTTGTGCGCCGCCATCCACATTCTGCGTCAGCTCCGCCGGGGCAGAGCGCTGACGGCCATGGCCACGTCCGTGAAGAACGACCTGGAGACGGTGAACAACCGCAACGCAGTGATCGGCGGGGGCGGACCCAATAACGGGAACCTACAGGGAGCGCCGCTGGGCAGCCTGAGAGAGAAGGAGGCCTTCCTCCTCCCCGGAGGACATCTGAAGATGTCCAACAAGGATGCAGCGCTGGTGGAGAAGGGTGGCGACAACATGTccatgtttaaaaacaaaatggccgACTATAACCTGGCGAAGGAGGAGCAGCACCTGGGCAAGAACAAGTTTGACCT tAAGAAGTGCGACTCGTCCATCATCGTCCCTCCTCTCAGCTTTGCAAAGGACAGTCTGTATCAACCGGTGTTCATCATCCCGGAGCAGATGGAGCAGTGTGTGTTCGCTACTGAG GTATAA